Sequence from the Crassostrea angulata isolate pt1a10 chromosome 9, ASM2561291v2, whole genome shotgun sequence genome:
ATGTAATTCGCATAGATGtctaaattataacaaaatatctaAGAAAATTAGTCAGTGTATTTGAGCttatatacaaaagaaaaataatttcttataaGCATTCATGGCCCAAAATTATTTCCTTCACAAGAGAACAGATACTGTGAAAGTGGTAAATTGTTTCAACTACACACTATGCGATTATATGAAATAGCCGATCAAATTTAGTGAATTGTTGAATTGCATTTGTTTCTCCTTGTTTGTTTGACTTAAAAATCAACTTGCATTGTTAACTGCATTTACATTAACAAATGAATCCTTAGTTCTCTCATTAACTGTTTAACAACTAAAgaagtattattttattttgcaatgcCCATTACCTTTATACCTAGTGTAAATTTATGAAGTGATTGTGAAGTTTTCTGAAAACCTTtggtaaaattaatatttgcaaAAGATGGTTGACTGGCGGGAGTGCATAGATAACGCTACTTGCTGACCATCTCTATGGGGTGTCGGGCTACAATGCGGTAGCGCATGCGTGTAATGATCTAGTTTTTAAGGAATAGGGATAGATATAAGAATAAGaatgatataatatcaattaTTGGTTTTTAACTAGATCACACCAGTCGTTTTAAAACGGCGACATAGCCTCAAATGAAGAACTCCTGATGTGAGAAAGATGAAAAATGGTCGGGTACGTATCAGTCAACTAGCTAGGGTCAGAAGTAACACTCTGACTGTGGAAATGCCGAGGGAAGAGTTGGTAGTGGCATTTTAGGtctcacaacactatttttccgaacgttcacgtcaaaacatggctgatgCAAAATAATTCCAAAATTCCCCTTTGTTTTTAGGGTATGTCCGCCTggacagggactgtacttttttatgggatgaaaaacaacgtgtaaaatgcctgattttcccacctttgtaaaaatacgaggtcacttgaatttttgatgccagttgtttcgGCAGAGGAGAGAAAGGGCTCgcacatgattttcaagcacatgtgtaactttgatgtaaacaacctctcgtgcctttgtggatggcagTGTTTTTTTTTGCTATAAATTGGTTAGGAAGAATTGTTTTAAAGTTGATAAGAGATATTTTCCCAGAAGTTTGTGTAAACTCGCTACCTGtgtctaaagttgcgtaattttggtaagaatatattttacaagtattccttttaaaggaataatCGGAATGAAATATCATCGGTCAGCtctgtttatttaatatagGCAACATGCAGTAGACTATATATAGCACCGTTTTATTGATTTCCGAAATGGCAAGGCATGAATGAGCTTTACTTTTAGTAGGCGAATTAAACTTCCGACTAATATTCCGAcgcatatatgaaaaaaaaaccctgatttgaatcattatgtatgaaactctataaatgttttattttcagggtaAACGGATAAGATTACCGTTTTAGTAATCTTCGtctaattaaagatttaaaaaagagtGTCAGtgcatagtaaataaaatagtgaaaggCGCAATACGTGCGCAAATAGTTAAAtatgccggatgcctcatatggacacaactgtgattGGCCGAAACCGATCCCAAAAATTAATAGTGGTGTGCAACCTCAGAGAGATAACAAGCGAGGACAGGGTGGAGATGCTAAATATGACCTACCCCTTGGGCATATCTATGGATACATGCCTTATCCAGCTTATCAGGGTTATATGCCAAGACACTCGGAGCGGTTCAACCAATAGGATCCTGTCTCTTTTATGATTCTATGGGTCATCTCATCAAGAATTGTTTGAAGTTCAAAgctataaaacaaaacacttagtTCAGAGGGACATGTATACCTCATCAGAGTGAACAGTTATTACCACAGTTTATATAATGTTTGTGACAAATGTAATAATACAGGAACTGCTTGTATGTTCTCAACGCACATTTGTAGATGGCTGTATTATAATGAATGAATTGTCGTAATTGGAATAAAATATGTTAACTTAGTTCTAGTATTAGATACTTTATTTAACAGCTTAGAGAAACTAATTCCGTGCTGGACTTTGTTCACGTGAGCTGCTGAAATGAAGTTTCTTCACTCTAGATCACCTCATGTAGGTTTAATATCTCTACATGATATTTACATTGTAGGTGAATGATGCGCCTAATCCAGTTCTTCCAAACTGGGAAAAAGATGTTTAATGTAGATCAGATATTGGATAACATTCGAGTTAAACCTTCATGGGTAAAACTAGGAGAAAGAAATCCTTCCTTGGCAGCTCAGAAAGAATTAGCAGAAATAGAGCTAAGGGACCCAGCACTTTTTTGTCAGGACAGCTTCATGATTCTGCTATCCATTGGACTGGCACCCTAAAGAGCTCTATAACGGATTAATCAACTTTAGTGTCAACTTTGTCAAATATGGATTGAATATACTCCCTTTTTTCCGCCGGATTACAAGAAATTTCAAAGGGCAATCATTTGATTCGGATAAACCACCAAAacagtattttcaaaaaaattgagTCATGTGACATTGTATTTCTCAAATTGAAGTTGttttttgtgacgtcacaaactcTGAAATTCAAGACCGATAATCACGATACGATTTTCTTTCGTTGGCAACTTTTACTTCTTACAGTAAATGCTCAAACTAATTATgtccaatattttttatgaattctcTATCATACCAAGTTGATATTTatcagaaaataaaaacttaatgtTAAAACCCGTCTCCTAAAGGTGTCATTCCTCCAAAACTTAAGCGTTTCAGCATATTCAACGTGAGTGTCGTGCCAATAGCATCTATCTTTATAAGATGCACAGCTTACTCGTTCGTTTTTAATAAGAAATGAGTAGAGTATGTGGATGAGAGAAAACGTAAAAGCTTATCTCTGGACATTTCCATTAgtcaaaataagataaaaaaatttccgttttataattttatgctATAAGtaacaaataattaaatgaaacatgGAAAAGAATCGAGAAAtataagattttcaaaaaaattcagaaGGATGTATTTGATATGCGATGATGAAGGAAAAAAGCACATTTATAAATACAggaacatatttttaaacagtCGCACTTGATTATGCAGATATTGTCAAACATGAATTAGGTCCGGCAAACCAGGTtgtaaaaatatcacatattaattTCTAATAGGCATCGATTCAACTACCTAATTTTTATTCTGATTTATCATACAGTCCCTTTAAGTAAGTAGTAGTTAACCTCTTGGTGTGTTTGAAATGTCATGTCGGAGCTAGGAAAAATCAATTGAGAAAATAATCATTATGACCTTTGGCACTCATATTGTGTTTGGTCATTAAGTTATGTAGTCTTGCGTTTTATCAACCTTCTTTTCACTGAATAAAAAGTCagtaaaaaagtgtaaaatgaaAGCTGTAGAAAACATATCAAGCATATTCAACTCAACCATGGCAGCCCAATAAATCATGCTATGCATCTTTTGTCAATTAAAATTTCGCTAACTGCTTACTTTGTACTTACACCTGTCAGTTTGTTGAAATATCGTCACCAGCTTTAAACATGAAAGTTTATCCTTAAAACTCATAACTTCTTATTCCTTTGATAATTAAATGCTATAGAATTGCGGTCTGAAGAATAGTTAAAACTACGTTCTCAGATAAACATCGGTATAACATAATAAAACTGTGTTATTGACTTACAGTTAAACAGCAACTGTAAAGAGAAAAAACTGCTTTAGGACCTTGAAGCCAACAAATGGTTTGggtcaaatgaatttttttttctacatttaaaTAACTGTGTATCATTTTAGGGAACTGTGGCATGAAAAGAGCCACATGATATTCTAGGTTTTCATCTATAGTGTAGGGTGTCTAcagtctttttaaaataatttttctgagTGTATATTTGAAAGTTATAAACCCTTGTACTTACTCTTgacatttgatataaatttacCTGACATCATtcgagttttttttaacaaatcaaaaaaGCCAACTAGTTTAATACTGGGTCTGTATGatatcaattttcatttaattggtTGTCATTATCACTTAATGATACAATTAACAGGAGACTTTTTGGATAGTTTTGAGATACTATTTTCCCAAACGAGAAGCAGAAAAACCAgaagtgttcaaaattaatttagCTTCAGCTTTTTTGGACTTGAACCCCGGgtaaattattgatattatgcaaaattactgtaaacggtttaaaaaaagtaattgtgCATTTTTACTAAGCCCATATGTTCAATAGTAACAAGTTTAACAAAGACCAATGAATGATACATCTATAAATTGGTAATTCCTTCAAGAAATAGCAACAATGTTTTTCTGTGACACAAAACTAGTGTGGGTACTTGATGCACACATTTTTGGTGCACAAggcttttttaacaaaacaatattgtttaatattaatGATATGGCAGTGCTACAAATACTCAATAAACTACACATCAGAGTcttgaaagttttgaaaaaaactcACTAATGTACTTCCTTAAAATAGATGTGGtcaagtgtgtgtgtgtgtgtgtgtgtgtgtgtgtgtgtgtgtgtgtgtgtgtgtgtgtgtgtgtgtgtgtgtgtgtgagtgcAGTGCGATTTTTACGTGCACAACTGCTTTTAATGATTTAGGTTTTTGATTTTTGGAtaggtttgtttttatttgtttgtttgtttgttcttttAATGACACTTACTCAATCTCTTAACATATACTCGTTTGAAAATATCCCGAAAAGGTACCTTTTCTATAAATAGAATGATTGCTCTTGTTATCTCTTTTAAGGTCCACTCCTCAGCAAATATGAAAAGTGCTCTTTTATTTCTCCTTAACAATTAGAAAAGTATTTTTGATAGGAGCCTTTTAGTGTCAGActttgaaagaaaagaaaacttcCTTGTTTTAATAGCGTACTATATATTCTAAATTCTTCTGCTAATACatttaatcttaaaaatcaCATATTCTAAGTATCGGAAATATAGtgaaatgttaatttttatcatttctacATTTTTTGGATACTTCGGCTTAGGTAAGTGTTTAATAAAAGATTAAAGACAAACTGGCATAATATTTGCTGAGTCTTTGTCCCATCCTATAATCAGAGAAGATGTGATTTATATGCGAGGATTGTCAAAAAAGTTCGTGGAcaaatgtaattttattcaaaataacggCGCCATTattatgaagtacatgtattataatatttgaatatagtgtataataatgtatatttattaaaataagagCAGTATACATTTTTGTATTGGAGTTATCGTTGTATATACATTGCCTATACAGGCCGCACGGTCCAACCTGACGTTGAGTTATAACGACGTTTCTATAACGTCGTAGTCATATGGGTTTACCTGTGAGTAGTATGGCATATTCACCGTTTGGTCAGAGGGTACAATCGCATACTCCATCAAAATATTGCTTGTGCCACTTGTGGATAAGTAAAGTCGGACCATTTCGAAGATTTTCCTTCTTCCTCCAGCGTTTATTTTGTTTCTGTTATTTGCCTCGATCGACACAATTTTATAACGGCGCGCTGTTCCGTGCATTAAGTTGACATCGCTTTTTCAGGcgtttttaaagacatgttcctgccgtaatatcttttaaaagtcCTCTGCTAGTTTGAAAGTAACTTCAAATTATGTATTTCAATGACTTACCCCATACAGACTACATCACAATAGAAGATTATgaaatttggaattttttttaaaaactaaaactaTTCATAACTAAAAACTTAATTACAACGTTTGGACAATTTTTACGCATGGCTGTGCCTACTTTCCGCGACCTGTTGATACATTATCATTTAGTTTATTTCtatggaaaatattcaaaaccactttagtttgattttaaattttatgacaaagatttagatatacaatatgtatatattaatcCATTTTAGATAACAAAAACGCGATTGTTCACGAACGTTTTGGACAACACTCGTATATATTCTAATTTTACCAAACCAAAATATTTGCTGCattctttttatcaaacaaTCACAGTTATACTTGCAATAAAAtgtctatatatatttaaggtATTCCGGTGGACGAAAGTCTAATTATTGGAGTATGGAGCCCTGCTTCATTGAAAGTTTTTACAGAAATACCGAAAGATTCGACAAGTTCTTTTAGAAACATAACTATTGAAACAACCTCTTCAAACTTACTAATAACCAGTCTGACATCTGATCCAAGCAAAGGAGTTGTTTTTGCagcaatacaaaattttatttatattaaccaTCTCTTTTCTAAAAGGCAAAATATTTCTGCAGGTTTCGCAATTCAGTATAGAGGCAAGTCATTTTCATTCGGGCAAATTGCGTTTGACTATGTGTCAAGTAATTTGTATTGGTGTGACACATATCTAAATTGGATAGCCATGAAACCAGCGTATAATTTTGACGACTCGATTCATAAAGTCATAGTTCAAAAGGATTTAAATCAACCCGAAGGACTGGCCTTGGATCCAGAAGACAGGTAACCATTGATTGTTAGTcgaaaaataaaactgttcaCGTTTAAGACcgaatatttaattatttttaaaagtattttcatTAACAGATTAATGTTCTTTTCTGACAATGAACCCAATGCAAGAATTGAAAAGGCTTCTTTAGATGGTAATGAAAGAAAGGTCATTGCATACAAGGGATTATTATTAGTTCGTGCCCTTGCAGTAGATACTGTCAATAATAAACTGTACTGGGCCGATTCTAATAAACTGACAATAGAGGGATGTGATTATGACGGATCTAACAGGAAAGTTATCAGAAGTATCACCACTGATTCAGTCTCAAGCCTATCTTACCATCAGGTATTTCTCTTATGCATAATGTCTctaatttaaagatatttctccGCTTTTCTGATATCGCGATAAGAAAtgctccctctctctctctctctctctctctctctctctctctctctctcacatacaGATGTAACAGTCTGGATGAACAATATTTACCGTTAAATACAACACTTGGTGTTACTAATATTGTTAAATTCTTATTATGATTTGAGTTGATGGGTAATAAAGATATTGGATATCAAATCTCGAATCGGGAATTTCGAATCTTGTATTTTCAATCTTGTTTTTCCAATCTCAAATGAGTCCTCTGAGTTTTTGTTAAATTCTGACATTGCAAATTGCTATGTAATTCGACACTGATTACGACGGAGTTTGATATTCCGTATGTAAAACATTTACAGGATTCACTCCATAgaacaaaattcaaaagttaAATAAATTGGTGGAGAAAAAAATCGATCTTTATGTAATCTATAATTTTACATTACAACAATCAGTTCaaacatatcttttacaacaaaCACTATAGCATATATAGTTTTGAAATCTAATAGCATAGCATTATGATCTCATACTATAGCTAAGAATTCTTAtttgtcatatcataccatagcatacagcATGATTATAATTCGTTTTAAATGCtcttatttaaaagaataaaagttTACATTGCTGATTAGTGATGAACTTTGGCTTCTTATCAATTTACTTAAAAATGTTTGCAACTCTTCTACGCAAGGAGgcgtttttaataaaattttatagcataccatagcatagcgtAGCATAACATGTTTTAAGCCCTCTCTTTTAATTCATTATAgtatagcatacaaatctcatagaaTTGAATACaatagcatagcataaaattgtaaaagatatgcatgaaatgactgtaataACTATTATAAATATGCAATTGATTTAAAATCGTGGTATATTGTTATCATTGATAACCAATTTGATGATATTTCTTTTACAGAATAAGCTTCATGCAATCAGCTTTGCGGGTAAGTCGGTATTTGCTGTTGACGCATCATCTGGATCCATACTTTACACACGGGAATTCCTTTCTGAACAACCAATGTCAATTGCTGTCTATGATGCTGAGTCCAAAAAATCTGTTACCagtaaataattttcataaataaacacaaaaccTCGCAAAAATTTCTCATTTTGTATTTCTCAATATTTACAGCTACtgtatatgaatatttatttcgAATAATCGCATTAATGTTGTATCTCTTTAGATCCATGTTCGACCTTGAATTGTCATCACATGTGTGTCATCACGAGATCGGGACCAAAATGTCAATGCTCCGAAGGATTTGATCTCAACAGTAATAACAGAACATGTACCTGTTagtttttaatgcattttttttactttttaaataattacatttcGTATagataaaatgacaatgtttaaaacataactCAATTTTTGGACATTCAAACTTATAAATACAATCAGCTTTAGTTGCTGTAATCATGGAAGTTCTTTCAGTGGCCTCCCCCTTTTTTGAGAGGGGTTTTCTTGTAAACAACGCATCCATGTTTGCTATGCATGACGTACATTCAACAAATGGGCAATCAAATAGATATAACTATAGACAGATTTCTGGAAATATCAAGACGTTAGCTGTTGATGTAAAGTCAAGGATCATTTACTTCGTGGACAGTGGAGACAGTGTACTAAAGAAACACAACATTATATCACAAAAGGAAAGCACCATAGCTACGGTATCATCTGCTAAAGGTAAATGATAAAGAATTCAAAAAGCCTTATAAAAGTCTAGTCACTATCAACAAATAGTTGTATTGCATTTTATGTGAATTTTCTTATCAATTGCATAAGGAAAtttaataatagaaaaaatctgtataatttttttttcaaatacagaCTTGAATTTCGACTGGATAGCAAATTTACTAGGATGGATTGAAGAAAAAGGTTTCAGTATAATGTGTTTCTCAGTCAATTCACAGACCACTAATACCATATACTCCAATCTGGATAACCCTTCTTCTCTAACCGTAGAATCACACACTGGGTAAGGAGCGCACTTGTAAATCAACTAGTTTTGTAAGTGGCAaatgaataagatttttaagCTCGGCAGCACAGACGCTTGGTTGTCGGATAGTGAAGTTCTTTATTGTTTGttactgaaaacaaaaatgaataaaaccataatatgtgtatattttggttttggGTTAAAAGCATCCATTTAAAACCctgtttcaatgttaaaaaaaaaaactttattaaaaaaaaaaaacaataaaaagttaAAGAGTCGACAACCGCCATTATGGGTTTATCAGGGTGGCTAGGGTCACGATATCCTATAAAAGTTGCAATTTGTCTAGCGATTTCCAATTATATGCCTATATCTGGGTGCTGGATAATGTAATATTCAAGATAATCGTCAAACAAATCGAAGCAACGGAAGTTTACAATTGAATAACGTACGTTTTCAATATGCACGTACAAATAATTACAGAGATGTTACGAAATCGTATAATTGGTCTagagatgtaaaaaaaaaaaaaaatccgtgaAAAGGGTTCTCTTGGGTTatgatataaaacataaaaaatatgtttcagGATATCATCAATGATTGAATGGATAGTTTGTATAAACTTCAGTTGTTTTCGATAACTTTGACAAGTATCTGTACTAGTATATTTAGACACGATGCGTTTATCATGCAGCACAAACCATAAGGTCAAATTGTCCAACCTATAAATAGATAAGAGAACTAGTTAAAACATAtcgttaataaaataaaataaatccaagatgaCGGGTGTcgtccatttatttttttaatgtacattgagTACACCTTCTTATCATCTTTGTCTTTGGTAACTAATAACGAAAAACTGCGATGTTCGACAACTGTTTATTTATACGATATTCATTATAACATTGCATTAAGTTATGTGTCTATTAAAAATGGTTTCATAAGGGAAAAGAACATGCAGAAAAAACATTGAACAAGCTTTTACagaataaagtataattcacatttacaacaaaaaacaattgtTCGTCCCATGTGATTTGGTATATCAATGTTTGTAACATGTTAAATAATGAGCGTCCTTCGTATTATGTTCGTGTGCAAATGGTAgttttaaatgaactttttgtaAAATCACAGATACCTCTGCACAATCGTATACGTGTAACACAAAGTGAAATAGCGTACAAAAACATTTCCTTTTAATGTCTAAACTATATAGTCTATAATggatgttttcttttgttttctttggagAGGGTTGGGGTGGGGCTGGGTTGGAGAAgggtcatttttttcattagtgCCCTTCTGTGAGACAGAAAGTGATTTTTGTACTTAATGttttatgaaacaaaaatatatgagAATTAACAGGGGCAATATTTTGAGTTTTGACCATTACAAAATAAACCACAAACTTATCTTAAAGAACCATATACTGGATTTCGGGGACACAAGGGCGATCGATAGTTCGTGGATCCTGGACCAGAGATGCACCAAAAGTTTTGATATCTTTTGGAAAGCTAAAAGACCCAAGGTCTTTACAACACGACGTCACTAGTAACAGGTAATCACGTTTTATGTATTTGATTTTGCTTTTGTTATgagcaatgttttttttaaaggaatggTTTTCAATTCTAGACTATATTGGCTAGAACACACGATCATCAGAAGCTCGAAAACAAACGGTATGGATGTCAAAAGTCATATTGATACAAAAGGAGCCACAAAGTCATTCGCATATAAGGTTAATTATTCAAGACTGATTTAGTTTTAGCAAAAAAATTCATCAGATATATACGGGTAAATGACTGCAACTGTTTTAATATACGGACTTTTTTTTTAGGATTTCTTTGGCTGGATTAATGAAGATAGGCTATATTTTGCCCGAAAGATTGCCGATAGAGCGGAATATGGATTTAACACATTAAAAAACTCAAAAGATGTCGATGTGTTTGATTTTTCCCTTCAGAATGACAGAAGAGGTTTAATGTTTAACTAAAATGACTTCGTTTTACGTTTCTCATATCACATGAATCTACCGACGTGCAAAATTGCATTGTTATTCATTCAAACATAGTTCGGTTCTTTATAATCCATCAGCATAAATCaacaattaacaaaatataatctttatatttaaaagcGTTATTGgtaaaatttttgatatttttgaaattgtgCAATAACTAACCGAAAGGCAAAATATTATAGACTTTcgaattaaaaatgtaaaatcaaaaGATGAAGATAAAAGAGATTAGTGGACTaccgtttttagctcacctgagctgaaagctcaagtgagctattctgatcacattttgtctgtcgtccgtctgtccgtccgtctgtccgtctgtccgtctgtctgtccgtaaacttttcacattttcaacatcttctcaagaactactaggccaatttcaaccaaacttggcacaaatcatccttaggcaaaggggattcaaagttgtgaaaattaagggccacaccctttttcaaggggagataattagaaatgaatgaaaaattttgagaaattttcaaaaatcttcttctcaagaaccagaaagccaggaaagctgaaacttgtgtggaagcatcctcaggtagtgtagatttaaagttgtgaaattaatgacccccgggggtaggttggggccacaatggggggtcgaagttttacataggaatatatatagtaaatctttaaaaatcttcttctcagaaactaaagagccaggaaagctgaaacttgtgtg
This genomic interval carries:
- the LOC128162395 gene encoding low-density lipoprotein receptor-related protein 5-like, with translation MLIFIISTFFGYFGLGIPVDESLIIGVWSPASLKVFTEIPKDSTSSFRNITIETTSSNLLITSLTSDPSKGVVFAAIQNFIYINHLFSKRQNISAGFAIQYRGKSFSFGQIAFDYVSSNLYWCDTYLNWIAMKPAYNFDDSIHKVIVQKDLNQPEGLALDPEDRLMFFSDNEPNARIEKASLDGNERKVIAYKGLLLVRALAVDTVNNKLYWADSNKLTIEGCDYDGSNRKVIRSITTDSVSSLSYHQNKLHAISFAGKSVFAVDASSGSILYTREFLSEQPMSIAVYDAESKKSVTNPCSTLNCHHMCVITRSGPKCQCSEGFDLNSNNRTCTLASPFFERGFLVNNASMFAMHDVHSTNGQSNRYNYRQISGNIKTLAVDVKSRIIYFVDSGDSVLKKHNIISQKESTIATVSSAKDLNFDWIANLLGWIEEKGFSIMCFSVNSQTTNTIYSNLDNPSSLTVESHTGTIYWISGTQGRSIVRGSWTRDAPKVLISFGKLKDPRSLQHDVTSNRLYWLEHTIIRSSKTNGMDVKSHIDTKGATKSFAYKDFFGWINEDRLYFARKIADRAEYGFNTLKNSKDVDVFDFSLQNDRRGTCHVFNGGCEEICIPEKTGRKCECDIGLQIQPDQSCDSDVLTSNFIAVTDFTHGRILQIDLQTGNVVKLPLKRIRPKGLAFDKTTMTLFYSDALTKTITSSTLHGKNKTLIYELGLTMVSNLAIDYSTGNLYYTAEGPTKYESYIGVVHRTTFAHKTLISNIFKPNDIALYPSKGYLFWTEFGDMTEIGRASMDGTSRFYFPTTEIRLPHYLAIDYKSDRLYWTDAFKNSIETSDLNGGHQYVLAYENGATLNDIVVYGQYLFYTAWQRQRITKMDKLTGSRVNFMSDHPEFGNLYSLDIDADEIQDVNPSCSIANGQCSMFCFPSPTGRTCGCQDNVNLQPDQLTCEGEQRTVVTDQTYLYSGLFAGGAFILVMTIV